From the Kiloniellales bacterium genome, the window CGGCTTGCTCATGGCCTAGCCCCTCCTCGCCTTCTTGTCGGCCGCGTGGCCGTAGAACGTCCGGGTCGGCGAGAACTCGCCGAACTTGTGACCGACCATGTTCTCGGTCACCAGCACCGGCAGGAACTTGTGGCCGTTGTAGACGCCGAAGGTCAGGCCGACGAACTGCGGCATGATGGTCGAGCGCCGCGACCAGGTCTTGATGATCTCGTTCCGGCCGCTGGCGCGGCTGGCCTCGGCCTTCTTGAGCAGATA encodes:
- the rpsS gene encoding 30S ribosomal protein S19; the encoded protein is MSRSTWKGPFVDGYLLKKAEASRASGRNEIIKTWSRRSTIMPQFVGLTFGVYNGHKFLPVLVTENMVGHKFGEFSPTRTFYGHAADKKARRG